The nucleotide window CGAGTACGCCAAGGCGAGCCTTGGCAATGCGCTGCCCAACCTTTCCTCCGCGCTTCCCGACGGCCACCAGGAACTGAAGGGCAACGGCTGGGACATCGGCTGGTCGGTCGGCGCGCAGCTGCATCGCGGCCCGGTTTCGGTCGGTCTCGCCTACAAGTCCGCGATTAAGCACAAGCTCGACGGATCGGTCACGGTCGAGGGTCTGGTCGGGCCGCTTGCCGCGCAGAACCGCTCGATCGATGCGACCGCGACCTTTTCGACCCCTTGGCAGGCAATCGGCTCGATCCGTTTCCGCGCCACCGACCAGCTGACGCTCAACTTCCAGACCGTGCGTTATGGCTGGAGCGAATTCGACGCGATCCGCCTCGGCGCACCGCTCAACACCGCGATCCCCGAGAACTACCGGGACACCTGGAGCTTCGCAGGCGGTGTCGACTACATGATCGATCCGCAGTGGACCGTTCGTGCAGGCGTGCAATACGGCCAGACCCCGACCCGCGACGGCGAGCGTGACGCACGCGTGCCCGACTCCGACCGCCTCAACTTCTCGGCGGGTACGAGCTATGCGCTCAGCGATCGTTTCACCATCGATGCGGCGGCCTCGTACATCTCGTTCGAGGACACCACGATCGACCGCACGACCGCTGCTTACGCAGGCACTGCGGTGCAGACCCCGATCCTCGTGGACGGTTCCCTCACGGACGCATCCGCTCTCGTGTTTTCGCTTGGTGCAAGGATGAAGTTCTGATGGGACACGCGGCGACGATCGGCGGCAATGACCGCCCGGCAACCAACAGCTCCTCCCAACAGCCGGACGAGATGCCGCCGATCGCGCCGCGGCTTCTGACCGAGCTGCTCGACCATGCGGTCGAGCGGCACGGCGACTGGACCGCCATCGACTTCATGGGGCGGACCTGGACTTACGATGAAATCGGCACGAAGGTTCAGCGCGCGGCTCGGGGCCTGCAGGACCTTGGCGTCGTAAAGGGCACGCGCGTTGGCCTGTGCCTTCCCAACACCCCTTATTACGTGATCCTCTATTTCGCGATCCTGCGCATCGGCGGCGTGGTGGTGAACTTCAACCCGCTCTACACCGAGCGCGAGATGGCACATCTCGTCGAGGATTCGGGCGCAGAGATCCTCGTCTCGACCGACCTCGAGATCTCGCTGCCCAAGGTCGCTGCCCTGCTCGGCAAGCACCAGCTCAAGCGGGTTATCGTGTGCCCCTTCGCCGATGCCCTGCCCTCGCTCAAGCGCGGCGCGTTCCTGCTGTTCAAGCGCCGCGACATCGCCGACGTGCCCGAGCACGACCTGCGCTACGTCTGGTACGAGGACCTCGTCGCGCGCGGCGATGCGCCCGATCCGGTCGAGCGCGATCCCGCCGATCTTGCAGTATTGCAGTACACCGGCGGCACCACCGGCGTGCCCAAGGGCGCGATGCTCAGCCACGCCAACCTCACTGCCAATTCGGCGCAAATGATCGCGCACGTCGGTCACATGCCCGACGAGCAGGAGCGCACGCTGGGCGTCCTGCCGCTGTTCCACGTCTTCGCGCTGACGACGGTGCTCAACTACTCGATCGACACCGCCGCCGAGATGATCCTCCTGCCGCGCTTCGAGATGAAGTCTTTCCTCAAGACCGCGCTGCGCACCAAGCCCACCCAGTTCTTCGGTGTGCCCACTTTGTACACCGCGCTCAACGGCGAGGAGACGCACGGTGCCTTCTCCAGCGTGCGCGTGTGCGTCTCGGGCGGTGCGCCGCTGCCCCTCGAAGTCCGCCACAAGTTCGAGGAACGCACCGGGGTGCGCGTGGTCGAGGGCTATGGCCTTTCCGAGGCCAGCCCGATCATCACCTGCAACCCGCTCGAAGGGGTGGTGAAGGACAATTCGTGCGGCCCCGCCTTCCCCGGCACCACGATCGAGATCCGCGACCCCGACAACCTCGAGCGCATTTGCGAACGGGGCGAAAAGGGCGAGGTCTGCGCGCGCGGTCCGCAGGTCATGACGGGCTACTGGAAGCGTCCCGAGGATTCGGCGCGCACCTTCACTCACGGCGCTCTGCGCACGGGCGACATCGGCTATCTCGACGAGGATGGCTACCTGTTCCTCGTCGACCGCATCAAGGACGTGATCCTTTGCGGCGGCTACAACGTCTACCCGCGCATCATCGAGGAAGGCATCTACGAGCACCCTGCCATCGCCGAGGCGGTCGTAATCGGCATCCCGCATCCCTATCGCGGTCAGGCGCCCAAGGCCTTCGTCACGCTCAAGCCCGGCGAAAGCCTGACATCCGAGGAACTACTGGCTTTTCTGAGCGAGAGGCTTAACAAGATCGAGATGCCTTCCGCGATTGAATTCCGCGACACCTTGCCCAAGACCCTCGTCGGCAAGCTCTCGAAGAAAGAGCTCGTCGCGGAGGAAGAGGCGCGCCGCGCGGCTGACGGAAACGCGGCATGAGCGCGGCGCAACCGGCACGCGCGCAAGACGTGCCGGACGCGGGCGGCAATGACGCCACGCCGCGCGAGGAAATCTTCGGCATTCAGGAAGCGGCCAGCCTGCTCGGCGTGACCATGCGGACCTTGCGCTTCTACGAGGACAAGGGCCTGATCGCGCCTCAGCGCGCCGGCACCGCACGCATCTATTCGCGCCGCGAGATCGGCCGCATGCAACTGATCCTGCGCGGCAAGCGGCTCGGTTTCTCGATCCGCGAGATCGGCGAATTCCTCGACCTTTACGACGCCGACCCCGAACACGTGGAGCAGGTCCGCCAGCTCACGGTGCGCATTTCCGAGCGCATCGCGGACTTGCGCAAGCAGCGCATCGCCATCGAGGAGACGCTCGAGGAACTGCTATCGATCGAACAGCAGGCGCACAACTGGCTCGAAGGCGAGCGCAAGGATGACTAAGGCCCCGGCGCAAGCGGTCGAGGGCCTGCGTGACCTGCTTACCGTAGAAAGGCTCGACACCGACCTGTTCCGGGCTCCCGCCACGGCTGAAAAGCCCGGTCGGGTGTTCGGCGGACAAGTCATCGGCCAGGCACTGAGCGCGGCTGCGGCCACCGCCGATCCCGAGCGTCAGGCCCACTCGCTCCATGCCTATTTCATGCGCGCGGGCGACGTGCAAAAGCCCATCATCTACCGCGTGCTGTCCGACTTCGACGGCGGAAGCTTTTCCAGCCGCCGGGTCGTCGCGGTTCAGGACGGACGGCCGATCCTCAACCTCGCTGCCTCGTTTCACCGCGCCGAGGAAGGCTTTGCCCATGCCTGCGCCATGCCGCAGGTCCCCTCGCCCGCGGAATGTCCCGATTTCCGCGCCGCGCTGGAGATGACCGGGCAGAAAATGCCGCGCCTGCTGCTGGAAAAGCTGGCTCCCTTCGACATCCGCGTCGGCAAGCCTTCCCCGCAAGGCCGCGACGGATCGCAGCTGCCAACGCAGTACCTGTGGTTCAAGCTAGCGCACCCGCTCGGGCTCGACGCCAGCCTGCAACGCGTGCTGCTGGCCTATGCGAGCGACTTTGCCCTGCTCACCACTTCGGTCCTGCCCCATCCGGCAACGTTCTTCTCGCCGCAACTGCAGGGCGCCAGCCTCGATCATGCGATGTGGTTCCATGCGACACCCGACACCGACGACTGGCTGCTCTACGCCATGGACAGCCCCTGGGCCGGACATGCGCGCGGCTTTGCGCGCGGCAGCCTTTACGACAGCAGCGGGACGCTGGTCGCCAACACCGCGCAAGAAGGCCTGATCCGCCCGCTCAACCCATGACCAGACGCGCTGCGCTGGCTCCGGCGAGCCTGCCCAGCGTCGTCGCGGTCAGCAGGCCGTTGCCTGCCAGATAGCCATAGGCCCCCTCGCCCGAGATGCCGCGCGCCGCACCGCCCCCGGCGAAGAGATTGGGCAGTGGCTTTCCGTCCTCGCGGCACACCCGCGCCATGCCATCGACGAGCAGGCCGCCCTGCGTATGGAACAAGGCTCCGGTCACCCGCGCCGCGTAGTAGGGAGCTGCCAGCAGCTTGGCGGGATCGAAGCTGCGCCCCCAGCGATCGGGCACCTCGCCGCGTGCAGCCGCGGCAACCGCATCGAGGGTCTGCGACAGCGCAGCCTCCGGCACCCGGATCGCCTTCGCGAGATCCGGCAAGGTCGGTGCACTGACAACCGCGCCCGCACGCAAGGCATCGCGATAGTCGTCGAAGTCGCTCATCAAGCGGTGCAGCCTCTCGTCGAACACCGAGAAGGCCATGTGTCCGGCTTGCGCGTTCACCTTCGCAGCCTGCTCGGAATAGCCCGCGCTCTCGTCGGAAAAGCGTTCGCCCGCCACATTGACCTGGATGCCGCCTTCCATGATCAACGGCCACAGGATCGGGATGCCATGGCCGAGCGCCAGACCGCCATGGCCCTGATATCCGGTCATGTCGGCCAGACCCGCGCCGAGTGCCTCACCCCACCGGAGCGCGTCGCCCTTGTTGCCGGGGTGCCCGTGGAAGGTGGCCTCGGCCATCTCGGGAATGAAGCGCGCGACCAGTTCCGGATCGCCCGCGAAGCCCGAGCAGGCGAGCACCAGCGCATCGCAGGTCACTGTCTCGCGTGTGCCGTCGGGCCTGGCGAAGACAACACCGGTGACGCGCTCGCCCCCGGCCCCCGCCTCGTGCATCACCTGCTCCACCGTCGCCTCGGTGAGGATCGGTATCTGCGCCTCGCCGCAAGCCGCCTCGAGCGCGGCCATCAGTTCGCCGCCGGTGCGGTTGGGCGTCCCGTACATGCGCCGCACGCTGTGTCCGGGATAGAGAAAGCCGTCGACCAGCGAGAGCGGCACGCCATGCACATCGCGCATCCACGCGATCGTCTCGACGGATTCGCGTGCGATCGCCAGGGCCATGGCGGGGTCGGTCAGCCCGCGGGTCTTGGCCATGATGTCGGCGGCGAAGACCTCGGGGCTGTCGACGATCCCTGCCTGCGCCTGCTCGGACGTGCCCGATGCGGGGATCAGGCCGGTCGACATGGCGGTCGAGCCGAGCGGGGTCGCATCGCGTTCGAGCACCAGCACCTCCACGCCCGCATCATGCGCGGCAAGAGCTGCCGTAAGGCCGGTTCCACCGCCCCCCACGATCACCACGGGGAAGTGCAGGGTCTCGCTCATACTCGTGCTCCTTTGCGCCGGAGCACGAGACTAGTGCCTGCGCCGGGACACCGCACGCCGGGCATCGCGCGCTGCCCGTCAGATGGACAGGCGCGCAATGCCCGGCAGCGCGGCCTTGGTTACAGCAGCGACTTGAGCGGGGTCTCCTTGTCGGCGAGCTTAGCCGGATCGGCTTCCAGTCCCGCCTCGACGAGCTTGCGGCCCTGGACGTAGTCCTTGACCATGTTGACGCAGTCGAGCGCGATCACGCGGCCTTGCCTGAGGTAAATGACCGAGAAGCTGCGTTCGTCCGGATCGCCGCGCATCA belongs to Novosphingobium aureum and includes:
- a CDS encoding OmpP1/FadL family transporter; translated protein: MNTSMGRLLVSGASLATAMSLAGTAHAQAFYLQEQSVRGQGRAFSGEAADTGIESIWWNPASIAGTQGGEASLHASAILPRGKVSDDGTIIVRPGTTGEPIGGNAVSKDPINNGVLPSGAIAYGFGKVAVGLAISAPYNFTTDYDDDSWARYTADKTELRTFDIQPTVAVELAPGINVGGGLNIEYAKASLGNALPNLSSALPDGHQELKGNGWDIGWSVGAQLHRGPVSVGLAYKSAIKHKLDGSVTVEGLVGPLAAQNRSIDATATFSTPWQAIGSIRFRATDQLTLNFQTVRYGWSEFDAIRLGAPLNTAIPENYRDTWSFAGGVDYMIDPQWTVRAGVQYGQTPTRDGERDARVPDSDRLNFSAGTSYALSDRFTIDAAASYISFEDTTIDRTTAAYAGTAVQTPILVDGSLTDASALVFSLGARMKF
- a CDS encoding long-chain-fatty-acid--CoA ligase, which encodes MGHAATIGGNDRPATNSSSQQPDEMPPIAPRLLTELLDHAVERHGDWTAIDFMGRTWTYDEIGTKVQRAARGLQDLGVVKGTRVGLCLPNTPYYVILYFAILRIGGVVVNFNPLYTEREMAHLVEDSGAEILVSTDLEISLPKVAALLGKHQLKRVIVCPFADALPSLKRGAFLLFKRRDIADVPEHDLRYVWYEDLVARGDAPDPVERDPADLAVLQYTGGTTGVPKGAMLSHANLTANSAQMIAHVGHMPDEQERTLGVLPLFHVFALTTVLNYSIDTAAEMILLPRFEMKSFLKTALRTKPTQFFGVPTLYTALNGEETHGAFSSVRVCVSGGAPLPLEVRHKFEERTGVRVVEGYGLSEASPIITCNPLEGVVKDNSCGPAFPGTTIEIRDPDNLERICERGEKGEVCARGPQVMTGYWKRPEDSARTFTHGALRTGDIGYLDEDGYLFLVDRIKDVILCGGYNVYPRIIEEGIYEHPAIAEAVVIGIPHPYRGQAPKAFVTLKPGESLTSEELLAFLSERLNKIEMPSAIEFRDTLPKTLVGKLSKKELVAEEEARRAADGNAA
- a CDS encoding MerR family transcriptional regulator; translated protein: MSAAQPARAQDVPDAGGNDATPREEIFGIQEAASLLGVTMRTLRFYEDKGLIAPQRAGTARIYSRREIGRMQLILRGKRLGFSIREIGEFLDLYDADPEHVEQVRQLTVRISERIADLRKQRIAIEETLEELLSIEQQAHNWLEGERKDD
- a CDS encoding acyl-CoA thioesterase; translation: MTKAPAQAVEGLRDLLTVERLDTDLFRAPATAEKPGRVFGGQVIGQALSAAAATADPERQAHSLHAYFMRAGDVQKPIIYRVLSDFDGGSFSSRRVVAVQDGRPILNLAASFHRAEEGFAHACAMPQVPSPAECPDFRAALEMTGQKMPRLLLEKLAPFDIRVGKPSPQGRDGSQLPTQYLWFKLAHPLGLDASLQRVLLAYASDFALLTTSVLPHPATFFSPQLQGASLDHAMWFHATPDTDDWLLYAMDSPWAGHARGFARGSLYDSSGTLVANTAQEGLIRPLNP
- a CDS encoding FAD-dependent oxidoreductase, producing MSETLHFPVVIVGGGGTGLTAALAAHDAGVEVLVLERDATPLGSTAMSTGLIPASGTSEQAQAGIVDSPEVFAADIMAKTRGLTDPAMALAIARESVETIAWMRDVHGVPLSLVDGFLYPGHSVRRMYGTPNRTGGELMAALEAACGEAQIPILTEATVEQVMHEAGAGGERVTGVVFARPDGTRETVTCDALVLACSGFAGDPELVARFIPEMAEATFHGHPGNKGDALRWGEALGAGLADMTGYQGHGGLALGHGIPILWPLIMEGGIQVNVAGERFSDESAGYSEQAAKVNAQAGHMAFSVFDERLHRLMSDFDDYRDALRAGAVVSAPTLPDLAKAIRVPEAALSQTLDAVAAAARGEVPDRWGRSFDPAKLLAAPYYAARVTGALFHTQGGLLVDGMARVCREDGKPLPNLFAGGGAARGISGEGAYGYLAGNGLLTATTLGRLAGASAARLVMG
- a CDS encoding oxidoreductase C-terminal domain-containing protein — encoded protein: MRGDPDERSFSVIYLRQGRVIALDCVNMVKDYVQGRKLVEAGLEADPAKLADKETPLKSLL